A genomic window from Parvularcula sp. LCG005 includes:
- a CDS encoding cell wall hydrolase, whose translation MRLWLRAAMIGVCALVVFDLTRGPRLPVPPTSRQLVDLLPLVLPKNPSEEQRACLALAIYHEARSDGWAGMEAVAHAVRNRMDALLYPQSACGVVKQGGETPPCQFSWWCDGKPDTPRNRHLHQMADHIAAAVLMDQYTDTTYGATSFHATYVRPYWTEHMKKTVEIGRHVFYR comes from the coding sequence ATGCGTCTGTGGCTTCGTGCTGCAATGATCGGGGTGTGCGCACTCGTCGTTTTCGACCTGACGCGCGGGCCCCGTCTGCCCGTGCCGCCAACCTCACGGCAGCTCGTGGATCTTCTGCCGCTGGTCCTGCCTAAAAATCCGTCTGAGGAGCAACGCGCCTGTCTGGCGCTGGCGATCTATCATGAGGCCCGCAGCGACGGCTGGGCCGGGATGGAAGCGGTGGCCCATGCCGTCCGCAATCGGATGGACGCGCTGCTCTATCCACAATCCGCGTGCGGTGTCGTCAAACAAGGGGGCGAGACGCCGCCCTGTCAGTTCAGCTGGTGGTGCGACGGCAAGCCCGACACGCCGCGAAATCGGCACCTCCATCAGATGGCAGACCATATCGCCGCAGCCGTTCTGATGGATCAGTACACGGACACAACTTATGGCGCGACTAGCTTTCATGCGACCTATGTGCGACCCTACTGGACTGAGCACATGAAGAAGACGGTCGAAATCGGTCGACACGTCTTCTATCGCTAG
- the parC gene encoding DNA topoisomerase IV subunit A, translating to MARKSKSTTPPPERPEQIFNEPISEALSRRYLAYALSTITARALPDVRDGLKPVHRRILYAMRNMKLSPTGSYKKSAKVVGEVMGNFHPHGDQAIYDAMVRLVQDFSVRIPLVDGQGNFGNIDGDNAAAMRYTESRLTTAAEMLLNGIDEDTVDFRATYDGEDREPVVLPAAFPNLLANGSSGIAVGMATNIPPHNPAELIDAAIHLIKTPNARTETLLNYVSGPDLPTGGVCVEPQASILEAYATGRGGFRVRARWSQEDLGRGRYQIVITEIPYQVQKSRLIERIAELIQARKLPAITDIRDESAEDIRLILEPRAGNLDPHVVMESVFKVTDLETRIPLNMNVLDATGAPRVMSLRDCLQAFLDHRKEVLVRGTNFRLEKIARRLEILDGYIIAYLNLDEVIRIIRYEDHPKAELIKAFKLTDNQAEAILNMRLRSLRKLEEMELRREHSELLEEQAALQKLLGSDELQWSKLTEQLRETKKAFDPKSDLGRRRTSMEDAPEGVEVDLEDLIEKEPVTIVISQKGWVRALKGHVEDLSAVKYKEGDKERFAIRGQTTDKLMLFATNGKFYTLDVKDLPGGRGHGEPVRLMIDLGNEHDLARAFIYKGERMLIVASSAGHGLFVKEEDALATTKKGKQVLNPAAGAEAQVCRIIDGEPGAGDMIAAVGTNRKLLIFPADEMPTMTRGKGVALQKFSSGSLADAKLLKASDGLTWVDRAGRVQSEPAWKDWAGKRAQAGKTVPKGFPRSGDFGPDSD from the coding sequence ATGGCCCGTAAATCCAAATCCACGACACCGCCCCCTGAGCGTCCCGAACAGATTTTCAATGAACCGATCAGCGAGGCTCTCTCGCGTCGGTATCTGGCCTATGCGCTGTCGACCATCACGGCGCGTGCGCTGCCGGATGTCCGCGACGGTCTGAAGCCTGTTCACCGTCGCATTCTATATGCGATGCGGAACATGAAACTGAGCCCGACCGGCAGCTACAAGAAGTCAGCCAAGGTCGTTGGCGAGGTCATGGGTAACTTTCACCCGCACGGTGACCAGGCCATCTATGATGCCATGGTCCGGCTGGTGCAGGATTTCTCCGTCCGTATTCCGCTCGTCGACGGGCAGGGAAATTTTGGCAATATTGACGGCGATAACGCGGCCGCCATGCGGTACACGGAAAGCCGCCTGACGACCGCCGCGGAAATGCTGCTGAACGGTATCGATGAGGATACGGTTGATTTCCGCGCCACCTATGATGGTGAGGATCGTGAGCCTGTCGTTCTGCCCGCCGCGTTCCCCAACCTCCTCGCCAACGGGTCGAGCGGCATTGCCGTCGGCATGGCCACCAACATTCCGCCGCATAATCCGGCAGAGCTAATTGATGCCGCGATCCACCTGATCAAGACACCAAACGCCCGGACCGAAACGCTGCTCAACTACGTCTCAGGCCCTGACCTGCCGACGGGCGGCGTCTGTGTGGAGCCACAGGCCAGCATACTTGAGGCTTACGCCACCGGGCGGGGCGGTTTCCGCGTCCGCGCGCGCTGGTCACAGGAAGATCTGGGGCGCGGCCGCTATCAGATCGTCATCACGGAAATTCCGTATCAGGTGCAAAAATCGCGACTGATCGAACGGATCGCTGAACTGATCCAGGCGCGCAAATTGCCGGCCATCACGGATATCCGTGACGAATCGGCAGAAGACATCCGCCTGATCCTCGAGCCGCGAGCGGGCAATCTTGATCCCCATGTGGTCATGGAATCTGTTTTCAAGGTCACTGATCTTGAGACCCGAATTCCGCTGAACATGAACGTTCTGGATGCGACCGGCGCACCCCGGGTCATGTCCCTGCGCGACTGCCTTCAGGCGTTTCTTGACCATCGCAAGGAAGTGCTGGTTCGGGGGACGAATTTCCGGCTTGAGAAGATCGCTCGCCGTCTGGAAATTCTGGATGGCTACATTATTGCCTATCTCAACCTCGATGAGGTGATCCGGATCATTCGGTATGAGGATCATCCGAAGGCGGAGCTGATCAAGGCATTCAAACTGACCGACAATCAGGCCGAGGCGATACTCAACATGCGACTGCGCTCTTTGCGCAAGCTGGAAGAGATGGAGCTGCGCCGGGAACATTCCGAGCTATTGGAAGAGCAGGCTGCGCTTCAGAAGCTGCTCGGCTCTGACGAGCTGCAATGGTCAAAACTGACCGAACAGCTTCGGGAGACGAAAAAGGCCTTCGATCCCAAATCCGATCTCGGCCGCCGACGCACGTCCATGGAAGACGCGCCGGAGGGTGTGGAAGTCGATCTTGAAGACCTGATTGAAAAAGAACCCGTCACGATTGTCATTTCGCAGAAGGGCTGGGTTCGTGCCCTGAAAGGGCATGTCGAGGATCTGTCAGCGGTCAAATACAAGGAAGGCGACAAGGAACGGTTCGCCATCCGTGGGCAGACGACTGACAAGCTGATGCTCTTTGCGACGAACGGGAAGTTCTACACGCTCGATGTCAAGGATCTGCCAGGCGGACGAGGCCACGGGGAGCCCGTGCGCCTGATGATCGATCTTGGTAATGAGCACGATCTCGCCCGCGCCTTTATCTACAAAGGTGAGCGGATGCTGATTGTGGCGTCCAGCGCCGGTCACGGGCTGTTCGTCAAGGAAGAAGACGCGCTGGCCACCACCAAGAAGGGCAAGCAGGTCCTGAACCCGGCGGCGGGGGCAGAGGCACAGGTCTGCCGCATTATCGATGGGGAGCCGGGCGCAGGTGACATGATCGCGGCCGTCGGTACGAACCGCAAGCTGCTGATCTTTCCTGCCGACGAAATGCCCACCATGACGCGGGGCAAGGGCGTCGCGCTGCAAAAATTCTCGTCGGGTTCTCTCGCTGACGCCAAATTGCTGAAGGCGTCTGATGGCCTTACATGGGTGGACCGTGCTGGCCGCGTGCAAAGCGAGCCAGCGTGGAAAGACTGGGCCGGCAAACGGGCGCAGGCTGGCAAGACGGTGCCGAAGGGGTTTCCAAGGTCGGGCGATTTCGGACCGGACAGCGACTGA
- a CDS encoding sulfite exporter TauE/SafE family protein — protein MDSLFFVFVLIGFFAQLVDGALGMAYGVTSTTALVAVGLPPAVASANVHLAEIFTTAASGTSHAIARNIDWRLFRRLAFFGALGGAIGAWGISTVDLHLARPAIAAYLFVMGLVVLRKAILPPAPPAQINKVGLLGLVGGFCDATGGGGWGPIVTTNLIARGGAPAKMIGTVNLAEFVVTVTTSGAFFLALGANFGVAAAGLLVGGLVAAPLAAFLARKAPRRGMMAGVGILICLVSAYTIWTFFQSL, from the coding sequence ATGGACTCCCTGTTTTTTGTTTTCGTTCTGATTGGCTTTTTTGCGCAGCTCGTCGATGGCGCCCTGGGCATGGCCTACGGCGTGACCTCGACCACCGCTCTGGTGGCGGTCGGTCTGCCTCCTGCCGTTGCCAGTGCCAACGTGCACCTGGCCGAAATTTTCACGACCGCCGCCTCGGGTACCTCCCACGCGATTGCGCGCAACATTGACTGGCGCCTCTTCCGCCGCCTCGCCTTTTTCGGCGCCCTCGGTGGCGCCATTGGCGCCTGGGGGATCAGCACGGTCGACCTGCACCTCGCGCGTCCCGCTATTGCCGCCTATCTCTTCGTCATGGGACTGGTTGTGCTGCGCAAAGCGATCCTGCCGCCCGCACCACCTGCGCAGATCAACAAGGTCGGCCTCTTGGGTCTGGTCGGCGGCTTCTGCGACGCGACCGGTGGCGGCGGCTGGGGGCCGATTGTCACGACGAACCTCATCGCACGCGGCGGTGCGCCGGCCAAAATGATTGGTACGGTCAACCTTGCGGAGTTTGTGGTCACCGTGACCACCTCGGGCGCTTTCTTCCTGGCCCTGGGCGCCAATTTCGGTGTGGCCGCAGCAGGCCTTCTGGTGGGCGGTCTTGTGGCCGCGCCCCTGGCCGCCTTCCTGGCACGCAAAGCGCCCCGTCGCGGCATGATGGCGGGCGTTGGCATTCTGATCTGTCTGGTCAGCGCCTACACGATCTGGACGTTTTTCCAGTCGCTTTAG
- a CDS encoding MipA/OmpV family protein, producing MIELLAATMLAGQDTEKDFVRPDTVNAVGLGVIVNAEPYRDLDEDVSVNAIPVIVFTHDRFSLIGKAAFFNVLKTDQLSVSLLADYRFEGYEADESPVLAGMDDRDGTLEAGVSVGYEIGAARLSAQTRFDVLGTHEGYDAKLTASYKFVPNRGAEIRPYASVIYRSADLANYYYGVRSDEAATLSDYAGSGEDFLRAAYAPGETISPAIGVQFRQAVSPRWALAGLVQHQFLADEIKDSPLVDADGRTTFGISLVRLFY from the coding sequence ATGATTGAACTTCTCGCTGCGACCATGCTGGCAGGGCAGGACACCGAAAAGGACTTTGTCCGACCGGACACGGTCAATGCGGTGGGATTGGGCGTCATCGTCAACGCGGAACCCTATCGCGATCTCGATGAGGATGTCTCGGTCAATGCCATCCCGGTCATCGTTTTCACGCATGATCGGTTCTCGCTGATCGGCAAGGCTGCCTTCTTCAATGTGCTCAAGACGGACCAACTGTCGGTGTCTCTGCTCGCGGACTATCGGTTCGAAGGCTATGAAGCCGATGAAAGCCCCGTCTTGGCCGGGATGGACGATCGTGATGGCACGCTCGAAGCGGGCGTGAGCGTTGGCTACGAAATCGGTGCGGCGCGCCTTTCCGCCCAAACCCGTTTTGATGTGCTGGGCACCCATGAGGGCTACGACGCGAAACTGACGGCGTCCTATAAATTCGTGCCGAACCGCGGCGCTGAAATCCGTCCCTATGCGAGTGTGATTTACCGCTCAGCTGATCTGGCGAATTACTATTACGGTGTCCGCTCTGATGAGGCGGCCACTCTGAGTGACTATGCGGGCTCCGGCGAGGACTTCCTTCGGGCCGCCTATGCCCCCGGGGAAACGATCAGTCCGGCTATCGGGGTGCAGTTCAGGCAGGCGGTCAGCCCGCGCTGGGCCTTGGCCGGTCTGGTGCAGCACCAGTTCCTCGCTGACGAGATCAAGGACAGCCCGCTCGTCGATGCCGATGGCCGCACGACCTTCGGCATCTCGCTGGTTCGGCTGTTCTACTAA